Below is a window of Culturomica massiliensis DNA.
GTGTGGTTGTGGTATTTTGAATGTAACAGTTCTAATTGTATTGACGTATTGTATGCTCGAATGGTTGGAGGCACATCAATTGTCCTGCTGGATTAAATCACTGACCGGAATAGAATGTCCGGGATGCGGTATGCAGAGGGCTTTGATCCTTTTGCTGAAAGGAGAATTATGGGCTTCGATTACCGCCTATCCGGCATTATTGCCGTTGATGTTGTTTTTAATATTGGCTTTATTGAAAGTAACGGGAGTGAAAAAAATTACTTCCGGATGGATAAAAACTAGCGGATTTGTTTGTTTGGGAATAATTTTAATTTCATATTTGCTAAAATTAACAATCAATTGAGATATTTGGATGTTTGAAAGGGAAATGATTGATTCACAGTTTGATCGTTTTTGAATTTAAATCATAAATAACTTAATCTTATGGAAATTATTGATCAGAATAAAAAAGATTTACCGAATTCCACAGCCGTATTGGTATTGGGAATACTTTCATTGGTTTTCTGCTGGTGCTACGGAATTGTCGGATTGATTTTAGGAATTATTGCCGTGGCATTATCCGGAACGCCTCGCCGCTTGTATCAGGCTGATCCGGAGGCCTATACTCCGGCTTCATACAAGAATGTCAATGCAGGACGGATATGTGGTATTATCGGTATCTGTATTGCTGTGCTTGTTTTCCTTGTCGTTATTTTAGTGGTGTGTGGAATTATTGCGGCTGGAATTGGTGCAAGCTGCGGACTATAAATATTGACTCATTATGAACTACAGGTTTGAAATCAGTTTACCGAACAGTTCGGATTTCAGATGTGAGATTGCTATGGGTGGAAAGCAGACTTTTCAGCAATTTCACGATAAAATTATAGAAGTGTTGGGGTATGACGGGTCGCAAATGGCTTCGTTTTACACCTTGGACAGAATGGGCAACCGGGTGAAGGAAATTGCCCTTATGGATATGTCTACCGAAGATGAGGAAACGGATACGTTGGTTATGGACGTGACGGAGATACAGGAGATTGTCAATGCCAACTGTATTGAATTGGAGTATGTTTTCGATTTTTTCAATAATCGTTATTTCCGGGTAGAATACGCCGGGGAATATATCGCGGATTCTGCCGATGTGTTGCCGGTATGTATCTATTGTGATGGTGATATTCCGGAACAGATGGAGTTTGAAGGTGATGAAAAATGGGGATTCGACAAACCGGAAGAAGAGTATGACGATAGTTTTATGGAAGAGTTTTCCAACGATTCGGACGATTATCGCGACGAGGATGATGAATTCGGTCGTGATGATGATGAGTTTGAAGATGAAGGGAGATACGA
It encodes the following:
- a CDS encoding IS1096 element passenger TnpR family protein, which produces MNYRFEISLPNSSDFRCEIAMGGKQTFQQFHDKIIEVLGYDGSQMASFYTLDRMGNRVKEIALMDMSTEDEETDTLVMDVTEIQEIVNANCIELEYVFDFFNNRYFRVEYAGEYIADSADVLPVCIYCDGDIPEQMEFEGDEKWGFDKPEEEYDDSFMEEFSNDSDDYRDEDDEFGRDDDEFEDEGRYDDRYESIDDYIDKL
- a CDS encoding CCC motif membrane protein encodes the protein MEIIDQNKKDLPNSTAVLVLGILSLVFCWCYGIVGLILGIIAVALSGTPRRLYQADPEAYTPASYKNVNAGRICGIIGICIAVLVFLVVILVVCGIIAAGIGASCGL
- a CDS encoding DUF2752 domain-containing protein; the encoded protein is MLEWLEAHQLSCWIKSLTGIECPGCGMQRALILLLKGELWASITAYPALLPLMLFLILALLKVTGVKKITSGWIKTSGFVCLGIILISYLLKLTIN